From a single Bacillus sp. NEB1478 genomic region:
- the hxlB gene encoding 6-phospho-3-hexuloisomerase, producing MNTTQYLAEIIKELNRSVDLISNDEAEKLVNGILESKKIFVAGAGRSGFMAKSFAMRMMHMGIDAYVIGETVTPNFEKDDILIIGSGSGETKSLVSMAEKAKSIGGTIAAVTIFPESTIGQLADITIKLPGSPKDQSESDFKTIQPMGSLFEQTLLLFYDAVILRFMEKKGLDTNKMYGRHANLE from the coding sequence ATGAATACAACTCAATACCTAGCTGAAATCATAAAAGAGTTAAATCGCTCCGTAGATTTAATATCGAATGATGAAGCTGAAAAATTAGTTAATGGGATTCTTGAATCCAAAAAAATCTTTGTTGCAGGCGCAGGTAGATCTGGATTTATGGCCAAATCATTCGCTATGCGAATGATGCACATGGGGATAGATGCCTATGTGATTGGCGAAACAGTAACTCCTAACTTTGAAAAAGATGACATCTTAATCATTGGATCAGGTTCAGGAGAAACGAAAAGTCTAGTTTCCATGGCTGAAAAGGCAAAAAGCATCGGTGGGACGATTGCAGCTGTAACCATTTTCCCTGAGTCCACTATTGGACAATTAGCGGATATCACAATTAAGTTGCCTGGCTCACCTAAAGATCAGTCGGAGAGTGATTTTAAGACGATTCAACCAATGGGATCATTATTTGAGCAAACACTTTTATTATTTTACGATGCTGTGATTCTTCGGTTCATGGAGAAAAAAGGTTTGGATACCAATAAAATGTACGGTAGACACGCCAACTTAGAATAA
- the hxlA gene encoding 3-hexulose-6-phosphate synthase codes for MKLQLALDLVDIPGAIELVKEVEEHIDVVEIGTPVVINEGLKAVKEVKAAFPNLTVLADLKIMDAAGYEVSQASAAGADIITILGTAEDESIKGAVEEAKKQGKQILADMIAVKDIEARAKELDELGVDYICVHTGYDLQAVGKNSFEDLQTIKGVVKNAKTAIAGGIKLETLPEVIKVQPDLVIVGGGITGQADKKAVAAKMQEMINQG; via the coding sequence ATGAAATTACAATTAGCATTAGATCTTGTCGATATTCCGGGAGCAATTGAATTAGTGAAAGAGGTAGAAGAGCATATTGATGTTGTAGAAATTGGTACACCTGTGGTGATCAATGAAGGTCTTAAAGCAGTGAAAGAAGTAAAAGCTGCATTTCCTAACTTAACCGTATTAGCTGACTTAAAAATTATGGATGCAGCTGGATATGAAGTAAGCCAGGCATCTGCTGCAGGTGCTGACATCATTACGATTCTTGGAACTGCAGAAGACGAGTCAATTAAGGGTGCAGTAGAAGAAGCTAAAAAACAAGGGAAACAAATCCTTGCTGATATGATCGCTGTTAAGGATATTGAAGCCCGTGCAAAAGAACTAGATGAACTTGGCGTTGATTATATTTGTGTTCATACTGGCTACGATCTTCAAGCAGTTGGAAAGAACTCTTTTGAAGATTTACAAACCATCAAAGGTGTTGTAAAAAATGCTAAAACTGCAATCGCAGGTGGTATTAAGTTAGAGACACTTCCAGAAGTTATCAAAGTACAACCAGACCTTGTCATTGTAGGTGGCGGGATTACTGGACAAGCTGATAAAAAAGCTGTTGCTGCCAAAATGCAAGAAATGATTAATCAAGGGTAA
- a CDS encoding winged helix-turn-helix transcriptional regulator translates to MPNLGEKTFNCEKELTLSIIGGKWKLLILWHLGKEGTKRFGELKSLMPGITQRMLVNQLRELEDHLIVHREVYPVVPPKVEYSLTEHGKRLLPIIDAMYEWGKDYIENVLEKETED, encoded by the coding sequence ATGCCAAATTTAGGAGAGAAAACTTTCAACTGTGAAAAAGAATTAACACTTTCAATAATTGGTGGTAAATGGAAATTGTTGATTTTATGGCATCTAGGCAAAGAAGGAACGAAACGATTTGGTGAATTAAAATCCCTTATGCCGGGAATTACCCAAAGAATGCTTGTTAATCAATTACGCGAACTTGAAGATCATTTAATAGTACATCGTGAAGTTTACCCTGTAGTTCCACCGAAAGTTGAATATTCATTGACTGAGCATGGAAAAAGACTTTTACCGATCATAGATGCTATGTATGAATGGGGAAAAGATTATATTGAGAATGTATTGGAAAAGGAAACGGAGGATTGA
- a CDS encoding AbrB/MazE/SpoVT family DNA-binding domain-containing protein has translation MKSTGVVRKVDELGRIVIPIELRRIMEIEQKDGLEIFVENEKVILKKYEANNACVVTGEVTNDNKMYFNGKIILSPNGAESLLDELKTL, from the coding sequence TTGAAAAGTACCGGTGTTGTAAGAAAGGTAGATGAATTAGGGAGGATTGTCATCCCTATAGAATTACGAAGAATTATGGAGATCGAACAAAAAGATGGATTAGAGATATTTGTAGAAAATGAAAAGGTCATATTAAAGAAGTATGAAGCAAATAATGCTTGTGTTGTGACAGGTGAAGTAACAAATGACAATAAGATGTACTTCAATGGAAAAATTATTTTAAGTCCTAATGGTGCAGAATCCCTTCTGGATGAACTGAAAACATTATAA
- a CDS encoding tetratricopeptide repeat protein — translation MQKIIDDAYIWIKNNWHRISSLFFSYIFIFVAMVVAIGFDSNKISKLFWFVYILIFFVLTILWFYYRRLERCKNGKIGIVLAFKTENVHQFNKLQHDFIQQIKESLDAESFTVINLPYNRCNELNPNDDSMLKCLNKTQAHMLIYGVCREGKKKGKEKYEIKMFSMIRHKPLAVDTLSGLQNELNYFTNSMLIDKEDSLTSYKLSSNWLTTYARYFVGLAALISHDTNTSFKVFESLKKDLQKEKNSFKPVKEIKKRVNFHFSNVCLLSAIKEYKMFWKTKCYQNLEASQKYIELYESVSDDRYTPAIYHSIFSFLINRNINRAKGLLDNVQSINDSSHKFNMGFLFAYEGKITEAIKCYRQAIKMPNNEFILIEIEQFIEYILEIEPEKYHLYLCLAWINSFKGDNLLGKKDLQRFLRFATHDDKQRYISLIEEINIKLEDQIILDVG, via the coding sequence ATGCAAAAGATAATTGATGATGCATATATATGGATAAAAAATAACTGGCACCGTATCAGTTCTTTATTCTTTTCATATATATTTATTTTTGTTGCTATGGTTGTTGCAATAGGATTTGATAGTAATAAAATTTCTAAACTTTTTTGGTTTGTATACATACTAATTTTTTTTGTTCTTACAATTCTTTGGTTTTATTATAGAAGACTTGAGAGATGTAAAAATGGGAAAATCGGGATAGTTCTAGCATTTAAAACTGAAAATGTTCATCAATTTAATAAATTACAGCATGACTTCATTCAACAAATAAAAGAGAGTTTAGATGCAGAGAGTTTTACGGTTATCAACCTCCCATATAATAGATGTAATGAATTAAATCCAAATGACGATTCAATGCTAAAATGTCTGAACAAAACACAAGCACATATGTTGATTTATGGTGTTTGTCGTGAAGGTAAGAAAAAAGGAAAAGAAAAATACGAAATTAAAATGTTTAGTATGATTAGACATAAACCTTTAGCAGTAGACACACTAAGTGGTTTGCAAAATGAATTAAATTATTTTACAAATTCAATGTTAATTGATAAAGAGGATTCACTAACTTCTTATAAACTTTCATCAAATTGGCTTACCACATATGCTCGTTATTTTGTAGGTCTTGCAGCGTTAATTTCACATGATACCAATACATCATTTAAAGTTTTTGAAAGTTTAAAAAAGGATCTTCAAAAAGAAAAAAATTCTTTCAAACCTGTAAAAGAAATAAAAAAGAGAGTAAATTTTCATTTCTCTAATGTTTGCCTTCTCTCAGCAATAAAAGAATATAAAATGTTTTGGAAAACGAAATGTTATCAAAATTTAGAAGCATCACAGAAATATATTGAATTGTACGAATCTGTAAGTGATGATCGCTATACTCCTGCCATTTATCACTCCATTTTTTCCTTTTTAATAAACAGAAATATAAATAGAGCAAAAGGGTTACTGGATAATGTGCAATCTATTAATGATTCTAGTCATAAGTTTAATATGGGTTTTTTATTTGCATATGAAGGTAAAATTACTGAGGCAATAAAATGTTACAGGCAAGCAATAAAAATGCCAAATAATGAATTTATCTTAATTGAAATAGAACAATTTATAGAATATATATTAGAAATTGAACCAGAAAAATACCATCTTTATCTGTGCCTAGCATGGATAAACAGCTTTAAAGGGGACAATTTATTGGGAAAAAAAGATTTACAACGATTTTTGAGATTTGCAACACATGACGATAAACAAAGATATATAAGTTTAATTGAAGAAATTAATATCAAATTAGAAGACCAAATTATACTTGATGTTGGCTAA
- a CDS encoding helix-turn-helix transcriptional regulator encodes MIVGNLRYPFLISQEFLLIYDYKRDQFPFLTLQYNLYKDLILGLLTKPIFLIFHANIPKQVMQIILPCIKRFYSEIMEEGVIIMSFGSNLNYYRVNKGLTLKQLSDELNVSVNYLSTLERDKGKIKPEFIPKLCTKLHIEIKDLFREDLPKIFQRW; translated from the coding sequence ATGATTGTTGGTAACCTACGCTATCCTTTTCTGATAAGCCAGGAATTTTTATTGATTTACGACTATAAGCGAGACCAGTTTCCATTTTTAACACTCCAATATAATCTTTACAAAGATCTAATTTTAGGTTTGTTAACTAAACCTATTTTTCTCATTTTTCATGCAAATATACCGAAACAGGTAATGCAAATTATTCTTCCATGTATAAAGCGATTTTATTCTGAAATAATGGAAGAAGGGGTGATTATTATGTCTTTTGGTAGCAATTTAAATTATTACCGCGTCAATAAGGGCCTTACACTAAAACAACTTTCAGATGAACTAAATGTATCCGTTAATTATTTAAGTACCTTGGAACGTGATAAAGGAAAAATTAAGCCAGAGTTTATTCCAAAACTGTGTACCAAATTACATATTGAAATCAAAGATTTGTTTCGCGAAGATCTACCGAAAATCTTTCAGAGGTGGTAA
- a CDS encoding recombinase family protein has translation METGLAYSRKSIKIPGLSEKDSVGYQQSYLDNYGQKNKINILKHYSDVGYSGITTKRPDFQKMLNDVKTMEIHTILFFSVDRMGREIGNNISVLLEIMQHVKRIIFVSENLSTDSFHFKPMFLLLSGMSEMIRENVLKTTALGRRKKILERKTFIGSVVPTGFTKEIGDVKNAKLIPATKLNTDDQAEINGLVIVQHIFYCFLMGVSLSKIAKSLNNHFGLTNKGCLWDYSSVRYILKNVVYTGKLKGKIDGYEFYFHEDANVEPLIDPLLFEFVQNIFRYNTTGRKKQVLNRLPNFNLCKNCLSMLCEINGKIRCHVCNQSVDAQVVENIIQDALQEILKDGFSSFKWDSELQNSLSIIEFKKTKILRKIMMLEEIKSRIDLKEDSNSKKNMLEANTTELMKYKNDLFFTDEIISNLNKTDPRDLQKKMAMELESYILKLPYLIVIDMFDCVIEIVFHDKSLLKGVSESKI, from the coding sequence ATGGAAACTGGTCTCGCTTATAGTCGTAAATCAATAAAAATTCCTGGCTTATCAGAAAAGGATAGCGTAGGTTACCAACAATCATATTTGGATAATTACGGCCAAAAAAATAAAATTAATATTCTTAAGCATTATAGTGATGTTGGATATTCAGGAATAACCACTAAACGACCTGACTTTCAAAAAATGCTAAATGACGTAAAAACAATGGAGATTCATACGATATTGTTCTTTTCTGTTGATAGAATGGGAAGAGAAATTGGAAATAATATTTCAGTCTTATTAGAAATAATGCAGCATGTAAAAAGGATAATTTTTGTTTCGGAGAATCTTTCCACTGATTCCTTTCATTTCAAACCAATGTTTTTGTTGTTATCTGGAATGTCTGAGATGATACGCGAAAATGTACTAAAGACCACAGCTCTTGGCAGGAGAAAAAAAATACTTGAAAGAAAAACATTTATTGGTTCGGTTGTTCCTACGGGTTTTACTAAAGAAATAGGTGATGTAAAAAATGCGAAGTTGATTCCTGCAACAAAATTGAATACAGACGATCAAGCTGAAATAAACGGCTTGGTAATAGTTCAACACATTTTTTATTGCTTTTTGATGGGGGTCTCCTTATCAAAAATAGCAAAAAGTTTAAATAATCATTTTGGCCTAACAAACAAAGGCTGTTTATGGGATTACAGTTCCGTACGTTATATTTTAAAAAATGTTGTTTATACAGGCAAATTAAAAGGAAAGATTGATGGGTATGAATTCTATTTTCATGAAGATGCAAATGTTGAACCGCTGATTGATCCATTGCTGTTTGAATTTGTACAAAATATCTTTAGATATAATACCACTGGAAGAAAAAAACAAGTTTTGAATCGATTGCCGAATTTTAACTTGTGTAAAAATTGTTTATCTATGTTGTGTGAAATTAATGGTAAAATACGCTGCCATGTGTGCAACCAATCAGTTGATGCACAGGTTGTTGAAAATATCATTCAAGACGCACTTCAAGAAATTTTAAAGGACGGTTTTTCATCTTTTAAATGGGATTCAGAGTTACAAAATTCTCTAAGTATTATTGAGTTTAAGAAAACGAAGATATTAAGAAAAATAATGATGTTGGAAGAAATAAAATCAAGAATTGATTTGAAGGAAGATTCAAACAGCAAAAAGAATATGCTTGAAGCGAACACAACGGAATTGATGAAATACAAAAATGATTTGTTTTTTACAGATGAAATTATTTCTAATCTAAATAAAACGGACCCAAGGGATTTACAAAAGAAAATGGCCATGGAGCTTGAAAGTTATATATTAAAGCTTCCTTATCTTATCGTCATAGATATGTTTGACTGTGTAATTGAAATAGTATTTCATGATAAGTCACTTTTGAAAGGAGTTTCAGAATCAAAGATATGA